A genomic region of Sander lucioperca isolate FBNREF2018 chromosome 6, SLUC_FBN_1.2, whole genome shotgun sequence contains the following coding sequences:
- the LOC116051448 gene encoding transcription factor HES-7.1-A-like: MKPAEIRFSLQRPLQHRDPDMAPTITPAMINSQEHLTLTHKLRKPLVEKLRRERINSSIEQLKSLLSPEFLKQQPDSKLEKAHILEMTVCVLRRLQQQNQQQRRLLNHINKLQSSSNNNLREADFSLLSSTVQTSITKEKSPVNSAVWRPW, translated from the exons ATGAAGCCAGCAGAGATCAGATTCTCTCTACAGAGACCTCTACAGCACAGAGATCCAGACATGGCACCTACAATAACTCCAGCAATGATCAATTCTCAGGAGCATCTGACGCTGACCCACAAG CTCAGAAAGCCTCTGGTGGAGAAGTTACGCAGAGAGCGAATCAACAGCAGCATTGAGCAGCTCAAGTCTCTCCTGAGTCCAGAGTTCCTCAAACAGCAGCCAGACTCCAAGCTGGAGAAAGCACACATCCTGGAGATGACAGTTTGTGTCCTGAGACGGCTGCAGCAGCAGAATCAACAGCAGAGAAGACTGCTGAACCACATCAACAAGCTGCAGTCTTCCTCTAATAACAACCTGAGAGAGGCTGACTTCTCTCTTCTGAGCTCCACAGTCCAGACCAGCATCACCAAAGAGAAGAGTCCAGTCAACAGCGCCGTCTGGAGGCCGTGGTAG
- the LOC116051311 gene encoding transcription factor HES-5-like, producing the protein MAPTITPAMINSQEHLTLTHKLRKPLVEKLRRERINSSIEQLKSLLSPEFLKQQPDSKLEKADILEMTVCVLRRLQQQNQQQRRLLNHINKLQSSSDNNLREADFSLLSSTVQTSITKEKSPVNSAVWRPW; encoded by the exons ATGGCACCTACAATAACTCCAGCAATGATCAATTCTCAGGAGCATCTGACGCTGACCCACAAG CTCAGAAAGCCTCTGGTGGAGAAGTTACGCAGAGAGCGAATCAACAGCAGCATTGAGCAGCTCAAGTCTCTCCTGAGTCCAGAGTTCCTCAAACAGCAGCCAGACTCCAAGCTGGAGAAAGCAGACATCCTGGAGATGACAGTTTGTGTCCTGAGACGGCTGCAGCAGCAGAATCAACAGCAGAGAAGACTGCTGAACCACATCAACAAGCTGCAGTCTTCCTCTGATAACAACCTGAGAGAGGCTGACTTCTCTCTTCTGAGCTCCACAGTCCAGACCAGCATCACCAAAGAGAAGAGTCCAGTCAACAGCGCCGTCTGGAGGCCGTGGTAG